The Sphingobacterium bambusae genome includes a window with the following:
- the folE gene encoding GTP cyclohydrolase I FolE: MSNLTSFEDEEQEGYIKIDRYNEKQVKDIAAHYPAILESLGENPAREGLVKTPERVAKALQFLTHGYDIDAAKVLRSAMFEEDYSQMVVVKDIEVYSMCEHHMLPFFGKAHIAYIPNGHIVGLSKIPRVVDAFARRLQVQERLTNEIRDCIQETLKPAGVAVVMECKHMCMAMRGVQKQNSVTTTSAFTGAFQNDVTRSEFLRLITASLD; encoded by the coding sequence ATGAGTAATCTAACATCTTTCGAAGACGAAGAACAAGAAGGGTATATTAAGATCGATCGATATAATGAGAAGCAAGTAAAGGATATTGCGGCGCATTATCCGGCAATATTGGAGTCTCTAGGTGAAAATCCGGCGCGAGAAGGATTGGTCAAAACCCCCGAACGCGTAGCAAAAGCTCTTCAGTTCCTTACGCACGGCTACGATATCGATGCGGCCAAGGTACTACGTAGCGCTATGTTTGAAGAAGATTATAGCCAGATGGTCGTGGTTAAAGATATCGAAGTATACTCGATGTGCGAACACCATATGTTGCCTTTTTTTGGAAAGGCACATATAGCCTACATTCCTAACGGTCATATTGTTGGATTGAGTAAGATACCACGTGTGGTGGACGCATTTGCACGTCGCCTTCAGGTACAGGAGCGCTTAACCAATGAGATCCGCGATTGTATACAGGAGACATTGAAACCAGCCGGTGTAGCCGTGGTGATGGAGTGTAAACATATGTGTATGGCAATGCGTGGTGTGCAAAAGCAAAACTCCGTGACGACAACCTCTGCTTTTACGGGGGCTTTTCAGAATGATGTTACACGATCTGAGTTTTTACGACTGATCACAGCATCTTTAGACTAG
- a CDS encoding O-methyltransferase: protein MLGSEEALEAYLEKTCDAENDLLKRINRETYLRETMPHMLSGHFQGRVLSMLAQLLQPKRILEIGTFTGYATLCLAEGLAKEGVIHTIDINEEQQERVQQYFDASVFADQINYHIGDAADIIPQIGGEFDLVFIDADKKNNLFYYETLIDHVPRGGMLLIDNVLWKGKVLLDNPDSQTQRVKELNDFLASDDRVEKLILPIRDGLFVLRKK from the coding sequence ATGCTTGGTAGCGAAGAGGCCTTAGAGGCCTATCTTGAAAAGACCTGCGATGCAGAGAATGACTTGTTAAAACGCATAAATAGAGAGACCTATTTGCGAGAAACGATGCCTCATATGTTATCTGGTCATTTTCAAGGGCGTGTATTGTCGATGTTGGCGCAGTTGCTGCAGCCAAAGCGGATTTTGGAGATCGGGACATTTACGGGATATGCTACCCTGTGTTTAGCGGAAGGCCTTGCAAAAGAAGGGGTTATTCATACCATTGACATTAACGAAGAACAGCAGGAACGCGTGCAGCAATATTTTGATGCCTCGGTTTTTGCTGATCAAATCAATTATCATATTGGCGATGCCGCCGATATCATCCCACAGATTGGGGGTGAATTTGATTTAGTGTTTATCGATGCGGATAAAAAGAACAACCTTTTTTATTACGAAACGTTAATTGATCATGTTCCACGTGGAGGAATGCTGCTGATCGATAATGTACTGTGGAAAGGTAAGGTACTATTGGATAATCCCGATAGCCAAACGCAGCGCGTAAAGGAATTAAATGATTTTTTGGCAAGCGATGATCGCGTAGAGAAATTGATTTTGCCTATTAGAGACGGGCTTTTTGTATTACGCAAAAAGTAA
- a CDS encoding glucosaminidase domain and LysM peptidoglycan-binding domain-containing protein translates to MQKTGIGRYILVLLMFVFTVKTTIAQKFSPSSYIAEHKAIAQQLMLETGVPASVILAVAIHESAYGNSRIAQHLNNHFGIKGKNNSRTIRSAYKGYSSVKESYLDFISFLKRRQSTSSLFEDHGQEDYRSWVKGIGRSGYSTTKTWSSKVLATINRYNLDEYDEMLEQPTQQLAESPNKSADILLTAMEKQESSTSFNSAQTHIVRKGETLTAVAKRYETSVEALKRRNNLQSSKLSIGQRLLL, encoded by the coding sequence ATGCAAAAGACAGGTATTGGTCGGTACATTCTTGTGCTGCTGATGTTTGTGTTTACTGTCAAGACGACAATTGCACAAAAATTTTCACCGAGTAGTTATATTGCTGAACACAAAGCTATTGCACAGCAGTTGATGCTCGAAACAGGGGTTCCCGCATCGGTTATTCTCGCTGTAGCGATTCATGAAAGTGCTTACGGAAATAGTAGAATAGCGCAACACCTGAATAACCATTTTGGAATCAAGGGTAAGAATAATAGCCGTACCATTCGCTCAGCATACAAAGGGTATAGCTCCGTTAAAGAATCCTATTTGGACTTTATAAGTTTTCTGAAGAGACGACAATCGACGAGCAGCCTATTTGAAGACCATGGACAGGAAGACTATAGAAGTTGGGTCAAAGGCATCGGTCGATCGGGTTATTCGACAACAAAAACATGGTCATCCAAGGTGCTAGCAACAATAAACCGCTATAACCTCGACGAATATGACGAGATGCTGGAGCAACCAACGCAGCAATTAGCAGAAAGTCCCAATAAGTCAGCAGATATTCTCCTAACGGCGATGGAAAAGCAAGAATCCTCGACATCGTTTAACAGTGCACAAACCCACATCGTGCGAAAAGGCGAAACACTTACGGCGGTAGCTAAACGTTATGAAACATCTGTCGAAGCATTAAAAAGACGAAATAACCTCCAATCTTCTAAACTTTCTATAGGCCAGCGATTATTATTGTAG
- a CDS encoding glucosaminidase domain-containing protein, translated as MKRNQFFLFFIAFLVLFAACKTPKSRVLQSPSGQTNGRTGTFGSKPTRSGGTSTSGMDYITRYKDIAIAEMNQFGIPASIKLAQALLESGNGNSYLAKEANNHFGIKCGGVWNGRSVNRPDDNLNDCFRVYDNPEQSFKDHSQFLLRKRYEKLFMLDKDDYRGWAKGLKEAGYATNPRYPDLLIDLIERYQLYQYDRAERSYIAKEQREEKVEEIIQEKAVVEPEVKTEEIKTAVAMLIHEVKATDTLYNISKRYNVTVEQLKQLNGLESDNLSIGQLLVITK; from the coding sequence ATGAAAAGAAACCAATTCTTCCTTTTCTTTATTGCTTTTTTAGTTTTATTTGCGGCTTGTAAGACGCCCAAATCAAGAGTTTTACAGTCTCCATCAGGACAAACGAACGGTCGCACGGGAACCTTTGGTTCCAAACCAACTCGATCGGGAGGTACTTCTACATCCGGCATGGACTATATTACGCGCTACAAAGATATCGCGATAGCGGAGATGAACCAGTTTGGTATACCGGCGAGCATTAAATTGGCGCAGGCTTTACTGGAGTCAGGAAACGGAAACAGTTATCTGGCAAAGGAAGCCAATAATCACTTTGGAATAAAATGTGGAGGCGTATGGAACGGAAGGTCTGTCAACAGACCGGACGACAATCTAAATGATTGTTTTCGGGTCTACGATAATCCAGAACAATCTTTTAAGGATCATAGCCAATTTCTACTTAGAAAGCGTTACGAGAAGCTCTTTATGCTAGATAAGGATGATTATCGCGGATGGGCAAAAGGGCTGAAAGAGGCTGGTTATGCAACCAATCCCCGCTATCCGGACTTATTGATTGACTTGATCGAACGATACCAACTGTATCAATATGACCGCGCGGAACGCTCGTACATAGCGAAAGAACAACGCGAAGAAAAGGTGGAGGAGATTATACAGGAAAAAGCAGTCGTGGAGCCTGAAGTTAAAACTGAAGAGATAAAAACGGCGGTGGCGATGCTTATTCATGAAGTGAAAGCTACAGACACCTTATATAATATAAGTAAGCGGTACAATGTAACCGTTGAGCAACTGAAACAATTAAATGGCTTGGAGTCAGACAACCTTTCTATCGGACAGCTTTTGGTTATCACCAAATAA
- a CDS encoding DUF3078 domain-containing protein: MMFNRIKLLTVVFTLFIGQWSFAQIDLKRLRAKPDTNLVDAPKSPVSNINQVIVPIPKLALEVDYWKHWTKLGLNLNQAYFNKHWNAGGVNSIAILGTGWHKSEYNKNNFNFTTELDLRYGRIQNDFLDREAQTLSKKNIDRIFWDNKLAYKLSQSWAVYVSFTFESQFDAGYTYTRDVNGAEIVDTIKTNFMAPGYFTESFGLEYKPDNTFSLRLGTGTARQTLILDDRIRPLTGEQYFRKNGRYLDANDPSKGESTFGVESGRSFRNDLAFQLTANLDRNLSKNLHLKSRYNLFADYTDLGDPAHRLDAVLTAKVTSLVNVSLTGIVVYNSLEQPGVQVSQALALGILYSLPR, translated from the coding sequence ATGATGTTTAACAGAATCAAATTACTTACCGTTGTTTTTACGCTTTTCATTGGCCAATGGAGCTTTGCTCAGATCGATTTGAAAAGATTGCGTGCAAAGCCGGATACAAACTTAGTTGACGCGCCAAAGTCGCCAGTGTCTAATATTAATCAGGTTATTGTACCTATTCCTAAGCTAGCTCTAGAGGTTGACTATTGGAAGCATTGGACGAAGTTAGGATTAAACCTTAACCAAGCATATTTTAATAAACATTGGAATGCGGGAGGAGTGAACTCTATCGCAATACTTGGAACAGGATGGCATAAATCAGAATATAATAAAAATAATTTCAATTTTACGACAGAGCTTGATTTACGCTACGGAAGGATTCAAAATGACTTTTTGGATAGAGAAGCACAAACGTTATCGAAGAAAAATATCGACCGTATTTTTTGGGATAATAAGCTTGCTTATAAGTTATCTCAAAGCTGGGCCGTATACGTGTCGTTCACGTTTGAATCGCAGTTTGACGCTGGGTATACTTATACAAGAGACGTCAACGGTGCCGAAATAGTTGATACGATTAAGACAAATTTCATGGCTCCAGGATACTTTACGGAATCATTCGGTTTGGAATACAAACCAGATAACACATTTTCTTTAAGATTAGGTACCGGTACTGCGCGACAAACACTTATTTTAGACGATCGTATAAGACCCCTTACTGGAGAACAGTATTTTCGTAAGAACGGACGGTATTTAGATGCTAACGATCCAAGTAAAGGAGAGTCAACATTTGGTGTGGAGTCTGGAAGAAGCTTTAGAAATGACCTCGCGTTCCAGCTGACAGCGAATCTTGACAGGAATCTTTCTAAAAATCTTCATTTGAAGTCTAGGTATAATCTATTTGCAGACTATACCGATCTCGGCGATCCTGCGCACCGCTTAGATGCCGTATTAACTGCGAAAGTGACCAGCTTGGTTAACGTTTCTCTAACGGGCATTGTCGTTTATAACTCATTGGAACAGCCCGGTGTTCAGGTCAGTCAAGCTTTGGCATTAGGAATTCTGTACAGCCTACCTCGATAA
- a CDS encoding N-acetylmuramoyl-L-alanine amidase, with protein sequence MRKTVLFLSLLGLIVACSAPKSRVLRATNVPVLRTDTVKINIDSARPSALGEAAVTEAQQTAIPPIMTTEDRVQLLMRTGINKNADWTEAIHYDIRKPNFVIIHHTAQHSINQTIRTFQLEHTKVSAHYVIGKDGRVVQMLNDYLRSWHAGKSKWGNITDMNSISLGIELDNNGREPFPEPQIQSLMSLLDTLKTKYQIPFTNFIGHADIAPTRKDDPSMFFPWKRLAERGFGVWYDESNLSAVPTNFNHVDALRIIGYDVSNLRAAIIAFKRKFIVTDVSEVLTDHDRRVLYNLYRRYF encoded by the coding sequence TTGAGAAAAACCGTACTTTTCCTTTCCCTGTTGGGGCTTATTGTTGCCTGTAGCGCGCCCAAGAGTCGTGTTTTACGGGCAACGAATGTACCTGTTTTAAGAACGGATACGGTCAAAATAAATATTGACTCTGCTCGTCCCTCTGCATTGGGAGAAGCGGCTGTGACCGAGGCACAGCAGACGGCTATTCCGCCGATTATGACCACTGAAGATCGTGTGCAGCTATTGATGCGTACGGGAATCAATAAAAATGCCGATTGGACCGAAGCCATCCATTACGATATTCGTAAACCTAATTTCGTTATCATACACCATACTGCGCAGCATAGCATCAATCAAACGATACGCACTTTTCAGTTGGAACACACCAAAGTTTCTGCACACTATGTTATAGGGAAAGATGGGCGAGTCGTACAGATGCTCAATGATTACCTTCGATCATGGCATGCTGGAAAATCCAAATGGGGAAATATCACGGATATGAACTCCATTTCTTTAGGTATAGAACTCGATAACAACGGCCGAGAGCCCTTTCCAGAACCACAGATACAGTCGTTGATGAGCCTATTGGATACGCTTAAGACGAAATATCAAATCCCCTTCACCAATTTTATCGGACATGCCGATATCGCACCAACACGGAAAGACGATCCTAGCATGTTTTTCCCTTGGAAGCGATTGGCTGAAAGAGGCTTTGGCGTATGGTATGATGAATCTAACCTGAGCGCTGTCCCTACAAACTTCAACCATGTGGATGCATTGCGCATCATCGGCTATGATGTCAGCAATTTGCGTGCGGCCATTATCGCCTTCAAAAGAAAGTTTATAGTAACGGATGTAAGTGAGGTGTTAACAGATCATGACCGGCGAGTTCTTTATAACCTATACCGTCGCTACTTTTGA
- a CDS encoding sodium:solute symporter produces MSTTDWIVLFLTLLFIIAYGMYRSRGIKDIEGYLVGDRQLPWYNVGLSVMATQASAITFLSAPGLAYTSGMSFVQFYFGLPLAMIILCITFVPIFHKLKVYTAYEFLEKRFDVKTRVLTALLFLIQRGVSTGITIFAPSIILSSILGLDVTYTTLIIGSAVILYTVWGGTKAVSYTQLLQMGIIFASLLAAGFMVVRLLPEDVGFAEALHIAGKSGKTNAIDWSWDLNNQYTVWTGLIGGFFLQLSYFGTDQSQVGRYLTGSSVRDSRLGLLMNGLLKIPMQFCILLIGVLVFTYYQFNTAPLFFNRVEVDKVQKSEYRDEYNAIIHRHESLADQKKAAVGELVNALKTDDETRVDDIRKQLDKYTVADKQLRAEVETVLKKNDEKADVQDNNYIFLAFVTSVFPQGLIGLLIAIIFLASMGATASAINSLSSTTVIDIYKRFVNKKGSERGYLNASRLFTLFWGIISLVVALYASRLGNLLEAVNILGSLFYGTILGIFVVAFYIKKIMGKAVFWAAILSEIIVCIIWKADMMAYLWLNLVGCALVIVLAAAFQFLVRSKVATV; encoded by the coding sequence ATGAGTACGACAGACTGGATTGTACTCTTCCTCACCCTGCTTTTTATCATCGCCTATGGCATGTACAGAAGCCGGGGAATAAAAGATATTGAAGGATATCTCGTTGGCGATCGACAGCTTCCTTGGTATAATGTAGGGCTTTCTGTCATGGCGACACAGGCCAGCGCAATTACCTTCCTATCGGCTCCGGGCCTTGCCTATACCTCGGGAATGAGCTTTGTCCAGTTTTACTTTGGCCTTCCGCTGGCCATGATCATTCTTTGCATCACCTTTGTCCCCATTTTCCACAAACTTAAGGTATATACCGCCTATGAGTTCCTCGAAAAACGTTTTGATGTAAAAACGCGCGTATTAACTGCATTGCTTTTCCTTATACAACGTGGTGTTTCTACTGGGATCACCATCTTTGCACCATCCATTATACTATCCAGTATACTCGGTTTAGATGTGACCTACACCACCTTGATCATCGGCTCTGCTGTGATCCTGTATACTGTCTGGGGCGGCACCAAAGCGGTATCTTATACACAGTTGCTGCAGATGGGCATTATCTTCGCCTCGCTGCTCGCTGCCGGCTTCATGGTGGTGCGGCTGCTTCCAGAAGATGTTGGTTTTGCTGAAGCTTTACATATTGCGGGTAAATCTGGAAAAACGAATGCCATTGACTGGAGCTGGGATCTGAATAACCAATATACGGTGTGGACCGGCCTTATCGGAGGTTTTTTTCTGCAGCTATCTTACTTCGGTACTGACCAAAGCCAAGTAGGTCGTTATCTTACCGGTTCCTCTGTTCGAGATTCCCGTCTGGGCTTATTAATGAACGGCTTACTGAAGATTCCGATGCAGTTTTGCATCCTGCTAATCGGCGTGTTAGTCTTCACGTATTACCAATTCAACACAGCACCTCTATTTTTTAATAGAGTAGAGGTCGATAAAGTACAAAAAAGTGAGTATCGTGATGAATATAATGCCATTATTCATCGTCATGAATCACTTGCTGACCAAAAAAAGGCCGCAGTAGGCGAGCTTGTTAATGCACTAAAGACAGATGACGAAACCCGCGTAGACGATATTCGCAAACAGCTGGATAAATATACTGTAGCAGATAAACAGCTCCGCGCGGAGGTAGAAACGGTACTCAAAAAGAATGATGAGAAGGCCGATGTCCAGGACAACAATTATATCTTTCTTGCATTCGTTACCTCGGTCTTTCCACAAGGTCTGATTGGTTTACTGATTGCAATTATCTTTTTGGCCTCGATGGGAGCCACAGCCAGTGCTATCAATTCCCTTTCGTCCACCACTGTCATCGATATCTATAAACGTTTTGTAAACAAGAAAGGAAGCGAACGTGGCTACCTAAATGCATCACGTCTATTTACACTATTCTGGGGGATTATCAGCCTTGTTGTGGCGCTTTACGCGAGTAGACTAGGCAACCTCTTGGAGGCCGTGAATATTCTTGGTTCTTTATTTTACGGCACTATATTGGGGATATTCGTGGTCGCTTTCTACATCAAAAAGATTATGGGTAAGGCGGTATTCTGGGCAGCTATACTCTCGGAGATTATTGTCTGCATCATTTGGAAAGCAGATATGATGGCCTATCTATGGCTTAACCTTGTTGGTTGTGCGCTCGTCATCGTCTTGGCCGCGGCATTTCAATTTCTTGTTCGATCAAAAGTAGCGACGGTATAG
- a CDS encoding PIG-L family deacetylase — translation MGRHYIRILIASFFVKFSFAQAPQSLSSAEIRQKMERLSVLGSALYFAAHPDDENTKLIAYLASERKVRTAYLSLTRGDGGQNLIGTEQGIELGLIRTQELLQARRIDGGEQYFSSAYDFGFSKTYDETFRFWQKNEVLREAVWLIRKLQPDVIITRFPPDERGGHGHHQASAILAHEAFLAAADPKQFPEQLQEVGIWQAKRLLWNTASFMRMQGESKDQLKIDIGNFNPLLGQSYGEISALSRSQHKSQGFGSASSNGRFIESFEYVAGEKASNDLFDGIDLTWNRVEGASAIQQDIDRLRNSFDDRAPQHSIPALAKLWKAIQQLPNSYWKVRKTQEVEDLLLACAGLRIESIVSSSRAVAGTSVPFKTEIIIRNPGVKANISAINGQKIDQQLPENELISFSSTTLANSTTQPYWLVKPHTLGRFAVESKDYGYPMNPDLPTAKIELQIGEVPIMVQQAIQYRLVDPVRGEVHEYLEVVPAISASLSQQALLIPQGEKRTVEITFQRNSASSSASSIQLGSTAKGWNIAPRTFELSFPERGNSVIKTVTVTNIGADASQTLTFNIDGQPLKGIREIAYEHIPRQAWFPNVELKLQPISIVNPIKRVGYIMGAGDLIPEALRNLGIQVDLLDIAKLNGSVLAQYDAVICGVRLLNVNPQVGKALDILYRYANDGGVVLMQYNVNSRLQEEEFAPKPFSLSRARVTEEDAEVRFVQSNDPALNYPNKITKQDFEGWVQERGLYFAENIDPSYRTPLEMADKNESPHKGSLLIYKMGKGKFMYTGLSFFRQLPAGVPGATRLFVNLLTKEN, via the coding sequence ATGGGCAGACACTATATCCGCATTTTAATTGCTTCTTTTTTTGTTAAATTCTCCTTTGCGCAAGCACCTCAATCTTTATCATCCGCAGAAATTCGCCAAAAGATGGAGCGACTCTCTGTACTGGGGTCTGCACTGTATTTTGCTGCGCACCCTGATGATGAAAACACCAAGCTTATTGCCTATCTCGCTTCCGAGCGAAAAGTGAGAACAGCCTACCTATCCTTAACCCGCGGTGACGGCGGACAAAACCTCATCGGCACAGAACAAGGCATAGAGTTGGGGCTGATACGTACCCAAGAATTGCTGCAAGCACGACGTATCGATGGTGGAGAGCAGTATTTTTCTTCAGCATACGACTTTGGATTTTCAAAAACCTACGATGAAACGTTTCGATTTTGGCAGAAGAACGAAGTTCTTCGTGAGGCGGTTTGGTTGATCCGTAAGTTACAACCCGATGTGATCATCACACGCTTTCCTCCTGACGAACGAGGCGGGCATGGGCACCACCAAGCATCAGCTATTTTAGCACATGAGGCATTTTTGGCTGCCGCTGATCCAAAACAATTTCCCGAGCAGCTCCAAGAAGTCGGCATATGGCAAGCAAAGCGATTACTTTGGAATACGGCCAGTTTTATGCGTATGCAGGGAGAGAGCAAAGACCAATTGAAGATCGATATAGGGAATTTCAATCCCTTGCTGGGGCAGTCCTACGGCGAAATATCAGCTCTTAGCAGATCTCAACATAAAAGCCAAGGCTTTGGCTCGGCGTCTTCCAATGGCCGTTTTATCGAATCTTTCGAATATGTCGCCGGTGAAAAAGCAAGCAACGATCTTTTTGATGGTATTGATCTCACTTGGAATAGGGTGGAAGGTGCCTCCGCTATACAGCAGGATATTGACCGCCTAAGAAATAGCTTCGACGACCGCGCTCCACAACATTCAATCCCCGCTTTAGCGAAGTTATGGAAGGCCATACAACAACTTCCTAATAGCTACTGGAAAGTACGAAAAACGCAAGAAGTGGAAGACCTCCTTTTGGCCTGCGCCGGTCTCCGCATCGAGTCTATCGTTTCCAGCTCGCGTGCTGTTGCTGGCACATCGGTACCTTTCAAAACAGAAATCATTATCCGCAACCCCGGCGTTAAGGCCAATATTTCAGCAATAAATGGTCAGAAGATTGACCAACAACTCCCCGAAAATGAGTTGATATCCTTTTCTTCAACTACCCTTGCAAACAGCACCACACAGCCGTATTGGTTGGTTAAACCGCATACGCTAGGTAGATTTGCTGTAGAGTCCAAGGATTACGGCTATCCCATGAACCCAGATCTTCCGACGGCAAAGATTGAACTGCAGATTGGTGAAGTGCCTATCATGGTACAGCAGGCCATACAATATCGGCTTGTTGATCCTGTTCGCGGCGAAGTGCATGAGTACCTCGAAGTGGTTCCGGCCATTAGCGCATCCCTATCACAGCAAGCCCTGCTCATCCCTCAAGGAGAAAAAAGAACAGTGGAGATCACATTCCAACGCAACTCGGCTTCAAGCAGTGCAAGCAGTATTCAGCTTGGTTCAACCGCGAAGGGATGGAACATTGCGCCACGAACCTTCGAGCTTTCTTTTCCGGAACGGGGAAACAGTGTCATCAAAACCGTCACCGTTACCAACATTGGAGCCGACGCATCGCAAACTTTAACATTCAACATCGATGGGCAGCCTCTTAAAGGTATTCGGGAAATCGCTTACGAACATATACCCCGACAAGCTTGGTTCCCGAATGTCGAGCTTAAGCTGCAGCCAATCAGCATCGTAAACCCGATAAAACGTGTCGGATATATTATGGGTGCAGGGGACCTTATCCCGGAAGCCCTACGAAATCTAGGCATACAGGTTGACCTCTTGGATATAGCAAAATTAAACGGTTCCGTACTCGCACAATATGATGCTGTTATCTGCGGCGTGCGCCTCTTGAATGTGAACCCTCAGGTCGGCAAAGCACTAGACATTCTGTACCGCTACGCCAACGATGGCGGTGTGGTGTTGATGCAATACAATGTGAACAGCCGATTGCAGGAAGAAGAGTTTGCACCTAAGCCCTTTTCTTTATCTAGAGCTCGCGTCACCGAGGAAGACGCAGAGGTTCGCTTTGTACAAAGCAACGATCCGGCATTGAACTATCCGAATAAAATTACGAAGCAGGATTTTGAAGGATGGGTGCAAGAACGAGGTCTATATTTTGCAGAAAATATCGATCCGAGCTACCGCACTCCTTTAGAAATGGCGGACAAGAACGAGTCTCCGCACAAGGGCTCCTTGTTGATTTATAAAATGGGCAAAGGAAAATTCATGTATACCGGGCTATCTTTTTTTAGACAATTACCCGCAGGAGTTCCCGGAGCTACTAGATTATTTGTAAATTTGTTAACAAAAGAAAATTAG
- a CDS encoding DUF6952 family protein: MKLPVIKHLIEFIEQNDADFVLETIETLEALTEIPSLKDEELDVIGELISNMYGAVEVDKLIKDGASKKDALNGFMQRVLGSIDK; encoded by the coding sequence ATGAAGTTACCAGTAATTAAACATCTTATCGAGTTTATCGAGCAGAATGATGCAGATTTTGTTTTGGAAACGATTGAAACGTTGGAGGCGCTAACCGAAATTCCATCGTTAAAAGATGAGGAGCTCGATGTTATTGGCGAATTGATTTCCAATATGTATGGTGCGGTAGAAGTGGATAAACTTATCAAAGACGGGGCCTCGAAAAAAGACGCATTGAATGGTTTTATGCAACGCGTGCTCGGCTCCATCGATAAATAA
- a CDS encoding thioredoxin family protein translates to MLQELDNDSLQEVVNSNETVLVQFSASWCGNCRIMKPKFKKLSTENEDISFVIVDAEKFPESRKLANVNNLPTFAAFKNGQLVNQVQTNKIDGLIDLLNEVTSN, encoded by the coding sequence ATGCTACAAGAATTAGATAATGACTCTTTACAAGAAGTTGTAAATAGTAATGAGACGGTATTGGTTCAATTTTCTGCATCGTGGTGCGGTAATTGTCGCATAATGAAGCCGAAATTCAAAAAGCTTTCTACGGAAAACGAGGATATTTCATTTGTGATCGTTGATGCGGAGAAGTTTCCTGAATCTAGGAAATTGGCGAACGTAAATAATCTACCTACCTTTGCCGCATTCAAAAACGGTCAACTGGTAAATCAGGTACAAACAAACAAAATTGACGGACTAATAGATCTTTTAAATGAAGTTACCAGTAATTAA
- a CDS encoding peroxiredoxin encodes MSFTGKNFPNITVDAIDYLGDNIALNVFEKAQAEGKKVLLFWYPKDFTFVCPTELHAFQEQAEEFAKRNTILIGASCDSAEVHFAWLNTAKDNGGIEGVEYPLIADTNRNLSSVLGILEMKEVEHPEYGTLVEGSAVSYRATYLIDETGKVFHESVNDMPLGRNVKEYIRLIDAYTHVQKHGEVCPANWEEGKDAMNATREGVASYLSAN; translated from the coding sequence ATGAGTTTTACAGGTAAAAATTTCCCGAACATCACTGTTGATGCTATTGATTACTTAGGTGACAACATCGCCCTTAACGTTTTTGAGAAGGCACAGGCAGAAGGCAAGAAAGTATTACTTTTTTGGTATCCAAAAGACTTCACTTTTGTTTGTCCTACAGAATTACATGCTTTCCAAGAGCAAGCAGAAGAGTTTGCTAAAAGAAATACAATCCTTATCGGTGCTTCTTGTGATTCAGCAGAGGTGCACTTTGCTTGGTTAAATACCGCAAAAGATAATGGTGGTATCGAAGGAGTAGAATATCCATTGATCGCTGACACAAACCGTAACTTATCTAGCGTGCTAGGTATCTTGGAAATGAAAGAAGTGGAGCACCCTGAGTATGGCACTTTGGTAGAAGGTTCAGCAGTAAGTTACCGTGCTACCTATTTGATCGACGAAACAGGAAAAGTATTCCACGAGTCGGTAAATGATATGCCTTTGGGACGTAACGTAAAAGAATATATCCGTTTGATCGATGCTTACACGCACGTTCAAAAACATGGCGAAGTTTGTCCTGCAAACTGGGAAGAAGGAAAAGATGCAATGAACGCTACTCGTGAGGGTGTTGCTTCTTACCTATCAGCCAACTAG